The genomic segment ctaaacatattgtctttaaatcttgttcaattggattcaagtcagatgatggactgggccattctaacaccttgattttttttttctctgaaaccgattgagagtttcctttgctgtatgctttggatcgttgtcctacTGCattggttcccaaactttttacaGTGGCGTACCCCCCCAGGCATTTAATATCCTTTTGCGTACCCCCTCTCTCAAACTGTGTTGTCTGACGATGGCAtcttctgtatgttttttttttttggccttttcCCCAAGCATTACACCAACTATATCAGCCACAGCAAGAAGAATTAAGTCCTCCACAATAGTATGGGGTTACTTACAAAAGTAAGTAACATGCTTTGTTTCTAAATGTCTGCCCAGAAATGCTGGTTTCATGCAGTCATTAAAGAGTATgtttgcacatatacacactgtggCTAGGGGTTTTCTTCACTGCCAGAGTATGTAAAGCcgaaagaaatatatttctcatcatATTTGTGCCTCTTTGATGGTTTTTCTCAAATTGCTGGTGAAGAAGAGGTGATGTTTCAATATATCGCTGTCTGTATGTCAGCGTGAACTGGGCTAGTAGCAGTGGGTACACTTACGCTTGCTACGGCTGCGGTGTTAGAGGGACCTGGGCCACTACTGTCAGAGGACTGTGGATCAGCGGTGCTTGTTGTGGTTGCGGGCTGACAGCTTTGTACTTctccattttaatgttatgagcTATTACTTAACTTCATCATATAGCCGTGTGCTGGCGATAAATGACATGCGGTAAAATGCACACTGATGCATGACTGTGAGTGGATGCAGTTTTGACTGCGAAAGaataatttgattggatgttATGTATTTGAcctttataacattgcaattttGCTGTTTGTACACTGGAGGGGGCAGAAGTTTATTTTTTGGCCGTGAGAAAAAGATGAATTAgaatgttaatgttatttagtgaggtggaattaaatgaacagtaaatctcaGCATTTTGCTCCCGTACCCCCTCTGTCACCTCGCGTACCcccagtttgggaaccactgtaCCTACTGGATGGTCCACTCACATctcttcttcatcatcctggtggatggcagcagattctccTCAAGAATCTCCCTGTaaaggctccattcatcgttccttcaattatatgaagtctgccagaaCCATGCGAttaaaaacagccccacaccatgatgcttccacctccaaacttcattGATGGtctagtgtttttagggtgatgtgcagtgccatttcttctccaaacatggtgtgtagtataacagccaaaaagttcaattttgctcttgtctgaccagactacactctcccagtatttcatagacttgtccaaatgaattgtagcaaactttaaatgagcttcaacatgccttttctttagtaattacctattgttttctctgtgacgatggcacctgctgcctccaagtgtttctggaactctttccgagtggtccgttcgttcttgggctactcttctgactactcttctgactccctggtcagaagtCTTGCAAgaagctcctgtgcatggctggttgatgacggagtgatgatgtttccacttgtggataatggccccaatgttGCTTACTGAAAGATTCAGAAgatttgaaatacgtctgtatccgattccatcaatatgttttgcaacaataagtttgcaaaggtcttgggagagctctttgcttttacccatcatgagatgtttcttgtgtgacaccttggtaacgaaaagtctttttatagaccatcaatttactaacccagctgatattaatttgcacagatagaaggtataattacttatggatttcagctggttccttgccttaccttgccttgccTTACTGCTTTTTATTAGTGTgctcaatacttttttcatgtgtcattccactttattacacataactttatttatgggctttaatgttgtgaattctttatatttccagaatTATTTAATAccaatgtctggtgaaaatttcatgcaaatagcctcataggaaatatatttactgaaaaatgttgatgtgttcaatacttatttcccccactgtataaacAACTCACTTGAAGCCTTGTCACCATCTTCCTAGTCTCCTGCATCTCCTTCTCCAGCTGCTCCTGTTGGACATAAAGCTGTTCCTCCCAGGAGCTCCCATCTCCTGTCCCAGTGTTCTCTGGTCCTGGCGTTGGCTCATTGGATGACAACTTCACTGCATCTGCTAGAATGAGAGCAAAGAAATGGTGGACAGTGCAGAAGCAGAAGCATTAAAGTGATTTTTTCTATACAGATCTTTATCTTACCATTCAGGCTTTGTGGTTGCTCTGTGTGGTTTCCTACAATCTCGCCCTGTCCTTCAATCTGGCCAACAATGTACTCCTCTTTAGGTGTGTGTGAAGGGCTAGATGAGCTGAGACTGTAGAGGTAAACCAAGCAGCGAGAAAActtctaaattatttatttgaagaacATAATGTCAGAACATATTTAGCTTAATATATCTCTAATGGTTTTATACTACATGCAATATATACATCTCAGAACACATTTCAATAATCAAGGCATCACATTTACGTGCAATTTTGTATAAATTTTACAgtgtggtctgtttatttattcttaattcttcttttttaacttcttaatttcatttctattcagagttttatatttaatgctcTTGTTGCTGTCTGAGAGTTCTCAAACTACATTTCACTATGTAGTATATACAATGACATGTATGTTAGTATGTACATGTAGTATACACAATGGCAATAAAGGACCTTACCTTAAGTTTTTGAAgttacacacactcagcatagttcttttttcaggagactgtttGGATGTGAGGTGTTGGATATGCTAAACCTTTTATTGAATATTATATGATTGCTTTGTGCATTCTTAGTGCTCTTTTAGTGCTTTTGCAAAACATAAATTCCATTCCCATGTAGGGTTTTGCGTTCTAACCACTGTTATATGatgctgaaatatttcacaGGAATGTGCATTCATACAATTTCAATAGATGTGAAATGGTAAACCCAGAGCTTAATTTGAGCGGTATCCTGCTGGAACAGGAGTCGGCACTTCTAAAATATAGCAGACCAGCTGCAGAGGTGTGGATCCCAGAACCTCTGCAACTGGATGTAAGTCTCCTGCAACAACATGatcaaaacaaatagttttagtttttagttttagttcaCAAATTAAGCACTGGGTAAACCCTTTCAAACTACTATGGAGAATTACTCTCATATTACTGTATCGCAATTAAAATTTTTGCCATAAAAAGTTATGTAGGGTGATGTCATCCCATAACTATTGTTCATTTCCTAAAGAAACATTTGGTCCATAATTCTTGACCCATTTTTTTCTTGGcataataaactgattaatgATTTTTCTACCACAAAGCCACTTCCACAAAGTGGTAAATAGTCTCATCTAATAGTCCTCTCATATTTCTTTTCACACTTGCATTGTACAGTTCCTAAGGAAAATAGATTCATGCACTGAAATGACAAAACTATAAAATTCAGCATGTGGCAATGAGACttcacagtcaaaatacacaaGATAAAAATTTAAGGCAATCTACTTAGCTTTTTGTGGTGCACTACAGTTAATGACTGACAAATATTTGGTGCATAATTGTTCCAGCGCCACATTAGTATATTGATTCTGTGTTTGAATTAAACTGATCTATGAAATCATTATGCAGTTATAAACTGAAAATTTATACAGATCCAGGTCAAAATTCAGTGCATGATTCAGAACAGATGGATGTATACCACTGACTATTCAAGATACAATGGTTGCCAGGCAGTTTTATTTCAGCACCAACACCCACAGCTCAAGCTCACATGGAAAGTGAAGCAACCAGATTATCCATAGtaagaagaaaaatgaatgatgtGAAGCCTGTTTTACACTTGACAGATCCAAGAATGCTATTATATGAAggcaatattatattataatattataatattataatggaTAATGAGACCAAGGATTATAACAATAACATTATCATGGTCTACATGAATCTCCTATATTTTGAAGATGCATGAtatcacgttttcttttccaGTACCGATATTGAAACCTTCAGTATCAGCTAATATCAATACCCATCTGAtatgttttttcttcaaaaactactaagctttaaaaaaaaaaaattacctgaagcaattaaaaaataaaggaaaaaaaaaacatatagcTAAAAACCTGACTTACACAAAAAGACTTACAttgcaaatataataaagtataaataaagtataaattatacatataatacaaatgaaatctaacaaaaaacacaatcaagtcttattatatatgtaaacattaatTGTTCCAAACCCATATCCaatcttttccatttgttacagAATCTaatcaaattaattttttttctcagatatTTGATCCACGATTTCTTGCTGATGTCGGCCCAAACCAATCCTGGGTTTCAGATTGGTGCCAtctttaattataataatagcgCTAGCTTTAGTACTAGGGAGATTGGGGTGTgagagcaagaaaaagaaattagAGCAGCCAAGCACTTAATGTGTGGAATTTCATTCATACCATTTCATCGGTTTGGCTCCCATGCTTGTAGCTGCTCTCCTAAACTTCCATGCTGTTTCTTCCCAAGGTGTGGTATATGAGACACTGGGACAAGACCATAACGAAATGAAGCAGCCCCAGTCAAAAGGGTGGGCAGGTTAGTCAGTAACACAACAAAAGCAGCCTGCACTGAGCACTCTGTTCGAGTGATGGGAAGCAGCCCTTAGACACCAGGACAATATCACTGTCAGCATGTACAAATCCAGATCACTGCTTATTTTGGTAAATCCTCCAGAATAGAACACCTCAGTCAACAGGGCGTAAAACCCTGACTAAATCCTCTTTAGAATGAAATGAAGTCACCAGCATGTGTCTGATTATATGATATATGAAGCATGTGGCATTCCTGTTTCAGTTCTGAGCCataacaagaaagaaaagaagaacagGATAATATGCCACGTTCCCTGGCCGCAGAATTCAGGCATGTTCCTTGCAAATTGTGTATCTCCTTTCCTTTTCATTGCAGGCTTGTTGTTTTCTGCAAATAGTAAGAAGGATTAGTTTCATGTCTTCATGTCTCACGCTCTTGTTCCTGCTTCTGTTCAGATGGCTCAGTCTGGTGTGTTTACCCTCCCCCTTCGCCATCATCTCCTCCTTCTCACCCCTCCCTCACATACCAAGCAGCCCCCACCAAGGGGCTGGCCACTGGgactgtgatcacaaaatcctcCTCTAGGCAGAAAAGCAGAAAGCTGCGGCACTCAATCCTTAACATTACTAAGAGCTGGTTAACAAGTTTTCATATTCTGTAATGTTTCATATTATGTGCATAATACTGAAATGTGTTTTCACACTCAGACCTCATTCAGACTCTTTCAGAAAATGACACACCACCTCACAGCAAGACTTAAAATGTATTGTTCTTATTGCTCATcaataatagttttatttaataaattattaaatacattaatacatcctgtgaaaataaaacagaaaattagCTGCATCATGCAATACTCCTAAACTGTGTAAATTCATACATGTCAAGAATATTGGTCAAATGTGttcaaaaatgttattttttggcCATTTCTATGATATAATTCTGGTCATCAAAATTCAGTATTTTAGgcctgatttctttttttttagaaacattggattttttttaacatcctttttttcctcctacaCATGGATAATCCATGTACTtgaattttgaattttgaaaattgAATTcgtgaagtgaaatatttcaagcctttttgtttgtttgtttattttaatcttgatgattattggttactgttacgccacggccagcagagggcactggctcggctccggacgagtcacgtgacattgtttttgttcgttCGCTTCCTGATTGAGCATTTTGTGTcaagtgactttaatttgccccaggtgtccatgctttgagttaatgatgttctttatttaaatgcctgggtgagtgagcacttcgctcagtattataCCGTGTCTTTGGTTGATCCTTGTGAATATTGTTTGGGTCAGTAGTTGCGTTTGTTTCccatgcctcgaatgttctcgtttcccggtgaagaccgcgtttacaTTAACCCTGAgcttgtgtctaataaagactgtgacctgcatccgcctccagtcccgtcttgtaacagaatactgagcccaaaatgcggaagcagcaggtagcCATGAGCGCCGCAGAAGAGGCCAGGATTTGGGCGCTTTACCGTTCgtccctggagatgagcaaacagctagaagaggaaattgctcagtgcaaagccGAGCTGCGCGCCGCGTCGTCCCTCGCGCCATTTACCCCGTCCCCGCCGCCAAGGAGCGACGCCGTGCAACGCAGCCAGCACAGTGACCTGAGTATCTGGGGCTTCCCAATGCAGGGGAGGTACACCATGTTgtgcagtccagaggtgaaggctggcccagaaattttttttgggggggcaacgaggacagcagagctccagcctgaggcctatggggaggtctcagctgtggagctcctacctgaggtcaacatggcgacctcagagcgaCAGCTTAAGGtggctgaggaggccgtcccgctgccctgcccggccgaggaggccgtcctgctgtccagcccagcagAGGAGGTTGtcatgctgccctgcacagccgaggaagctgtcctgttgtccagcccagccgaggaggtcgtCACGCTgtcctgcacagccgaggaagctgtcctgctgctcTGCTTGGCCCAGCCCGCCAGTCCCGCCGGGGATGCCGCCCAGCTCGCCAGTCCCGCCGGGGATGCCGCCCAGCCCGCCAGTCCCGCCGGGGATGCCGCCCAGCCTGCCAGTCCCGCTGGGGGGCGGTGCCCTGTGTTCCAGAGCTGCTGGGGGGCGGTGCCCTGTGTTCCAGAGCTGCCGGGGGGTGTTGCTCCGCCCCTCCGCTGCCCgacggaggctgcctcgctttccgtggcagcgagagacagctcgcacaggggcccgggacccctgttggaggggggttcttggtgctctgggaggagcaccctttggaCGGGGGTTCTGTCATGCCACGGCCAGCGGAGGGCACTGGCTCGGCTCCGGAtgagtcacgtgacattgtttttgttcgctcgcttcctgattgagcattttgtgttaagtgactttaatttgcctcaggtgtccatgctttgagttaatgatgttctttatttaaatgcctgggtgactgagcacttTGCTCAGTATTATACCGTGTCTTTGGTTGATCCTTGTGAATATTGTTTGGGTCAGTAGTTGCGTTTGTTTCCCATGCCTCaaatgttctcgtttcccggtgaagaccgcgtttactttaaCCCTGAgcttgtgtctaataaagactgtgacctgcatccgcctccagtcccatCTTGTAACagttacagctcatggaaatcaaaaattctttattttaatattttctgaTACTGGATTTTTCATTTCCATCAGCTGTAAGCCATAAATATCaagattaatacaaaaaaagacttgaaatatttcactttgtgaaatgaatttagaatatatgaaagttccacttttttaattaaattatggaaaaaattacttttccattatattctatttttcttttagaTGCACCTGCATAGTGGCAATGAAATCTACAACCAAGATATTTAAAATTTCAATTTGATACATGTTGGTGGTACAATGGCACAGTGGGTAGCGTTGCCGGCTCACAACTCTAGAGTCCCAAGTTGTGAGCCCAGGTTACTGTTTCAGTGCATGTTCTTGtgtcctcccacctcccaaaaacatgctgctgGGTGGGCTTACTTCTCTaaactgcccctaggtgtgaaagagtctgtgaatgtgtgtacccTTAACCATGTGTCCTCACCTCATGTGTTCCTGGGGTACATTACAGATCCGCCATGACCCTTGCCATGACACGGATCTTACTGTAGATCTATTTTGAATGTTTCAGAAGCAGTTATCCTGAATTAGATTCCTTAACTGACTTTCCTCAACTAAAAATGAATCTCTTCCCTATAGGGTGCATCATCTTCCTTTCCTAGTTAATTTTATTCATACCACATTGCACATTCTCAGGATTGTTTCCATGGTAACCTGGAGGACAAGAGAGGAGTTGAAAATATATCTGCATTGCAATATCTCTATTTCCAGACTTTTCATAACTGGAAAACTTTCTTTGACACGGAACAATGCTTTTCCCATACTGAGGATAAAAGTGTGGGGGAGTGGCAGTGCTTGCTGTCAGACTCAaaagttttttgtatcctggtTTTTCAAATGGATCACTCAATGTGCTTAGTTTTGCATTCCATCTCATTTTTCCGAGGCATCGCATTATCCTTCTGCCTGAGTTTTCAATTGACACAGACTGGGTGGAAGCGGCCTGCATCCAGCCTTGTTCCATCCAAAATCCCCTTGGCATGAGTCTCCACTGGTGCTCCAGCCAATTTACAAGAGGCTTTGGTCAAAACCATTCGAACAAAGTCTGTGGAATATCTTTCAATAGGTGTTTGTAGATGGGCATCAGTGATATTCAAAGCCCTGAAAGTAATCTATGGTTCTGTTTATGATTGATCCATGGGAGGGTTTAGAAGCTTTGCATCAGTGCAAGTTAGGGCAGAGGAGCAAGAAGCCACCCAAATACTTACTCTCATCATTGGATAAAGACCAGTCTGTGGGTGTGTAGCTGGCAGGTATCTGAAAATCCAACCATAAATATGAGCTGTGGTAAGGGGCAAGAGCTGTATATCCATAGACGTAACTGTCAACCAAGACCACTGAGATAAGATAATGGACATGCTAATTCAGAGCCCTTGGTTTCGCCTGTCCCTTTTCCCCAGATTCTTCCCACTGCGGATCTTTGACCAGCACTTTTGGGATCAGTGGGACAGTGAATTTTTTGCACCTTTCCACTCCCTGTTTTACTACCAACCTTATATCAGCTGTCATCGAAGTTGGTGGGACACTGGCATGTCAGAGGCAAGTAAAAGGGTTGTTAATAATTACACTGGTAGTGTGCATAGTTGTTCATTTCTAGTGGTATCTAAAATTAAACTTAttataaactaactaaataaataaattatttagttttttttttatttatgtcagGTAATTTCCTCTCTGACATGCAGGTAAAAAAAGGTAAAGACCACTTTGTAATTAACTTGGATGTGAAGCACTTCAACCCTGAAGAGCTGTCAGTCAAGATCAGTGATgagtatgtaaatatttgtggaAAACATAAGGAGCGAGAGGTAAGCACAGTCACTACAGAATAGCTGTGTCTATCATATAATTTCTCCCTAGATTTAGAACGAAACTGGTCTAATAAAGATAAtactataataaatatataaaaaagatttGCCATACAGATATAGTTTATCCTCATATGCTTCCTCACAGGACGAGCAAGGATATGTGGCAAGGGAGTTTTTCAGGAAGTATAAGGTGCCAGCAGGAGTCGATTCAAAGACCTTCACCTCCTGTCTGACATCTGATGGTGTACTGAGTATCTGTGCTCCCCAGAACCTGCAGGATCTTGCTGTGTGCAGCATTCCCATTACCTGTGAGGAGAAGGTTTCTGCACCAAAGTAAACCCCTGTCCAGAGGCTTGGATCTCGTCTCATTTACATACTGCTTCTCTTACTGTTCATCGTTCTAATGGTTCACTTCTTCTGAAGCTACAGcctatacaaacatacatacacatttcaAATAGAACTGACCTTAGCTTTCACTGGAAGATATTTAATCCCCAAATGCAATTTAATT from the Ictalurus furcatus strain D&B chromosome 17, Billie_1.0, whole genome shotgun sequence genome contains:
- the LOC128621860 gene encoding alpha-crystallin B chain-like; the encoded protein is MDMLIQSPWFRLSLFPRFFPLRIFDQHFWDQWDSEFFAPFHSLFYYQPYISCHRSWWDTGMSEVKKGKDHFVINLDVKHFNPEELSVKISDEYVNICGKHKEREDEQGYVAREFFRKYKVPAGVDSKTFTSCLTSDGVLSICAPQNLQDLAVCSIPITCEEKVSAPK
- the LOC128621859 gene encoding fibrous sheath CABYR-binding protein-like, with amino-acid sequence MRKQQVAMSAAEEARIWALYRSSLEMSKQLEEEIAQCKAELRAASSLAPFTPSPPPRSDAVQRSQHSDLSIWGFPMQGRYTMLCSPEVKAGPEIFFGGATRTAELQPEAYGEVSAVELLPEVNMATSERQLKVAEEAVPLPCPAEEAVLLSSPAEEVVMLPCTAEEAVLLSSPAEEVVTLSCTAEEAVLLLCLAQPASPAGDAAQLASPAGDAAQPASPAGDAAQPASPAGGRCPVFQSCWGAVPCVPELPGGVAPPLRCPTEAASLSVAARDSSHRGPGPLLEGGSWCSGRSTLWTGVLSCHGQRRALARLRMSHVTLFLFARFLIEHFVLSDFNLPQVSML